A genomic segment from Cyprinus carpio isolate SPL01 chromosome A4, ASM1834038v1, whole genome shotgun sequence encodes:
- the LOC109084804 gene encoding sushi domain-containing protein 3-like isoform X2 codes for MALKGSRLTWGFLLWSVTWSSARTFTPHEGSSVSPIFHRTTPPLNSSEAPTNNYTGLSCTTLFPPRRGSFYVEKGAGMFVGTELVFWCLEGYQLVGSEKITCVLRSDTAQWSNYPPDCEAIPKPEDRGLRVAVLASVVSSIIILAMSVSFIICCLQERMSKARAERTDRRGRTRDKHKSSWRSECWLERDEGDWEAFPPPKIYSLSQHLDPHLTPESPVYMGGLAGYDNHGYLRSQENLLKAPIPGLYRTESHMYPHVVLQRVPTPTVPTAPSAPIYLHLSTPPPAESPGEHSALPPYPSANPQRLWP; via the exons ATGGCTTTGAAGGGCAGCCGCCTCACCTGGGGCTTCCTGCTGTGGTCTGTGACGTGGAGCTCGGCTCGGACTTTTACACCACATGAAGGGTCTTCGGTCAGTCCCATATTTCATCGGACCACTCCACCTCTGAACAGCTCTGAGGCCCCTACAAACAATTACACAG GCCTGAGCTGCACGACGCTGTTTCCCCCTCGGCGAGGTTCCTTCTATGTAGAGAAGGGCGCTGGGATGTTCGTGGGCACAGAGTTGGTGTTCTGGTGCCTCGAGGGGTACCAGCTGGTGGGCAGCGAGAAGATCACCTGTGTCCTACGTAGCGACACCGCTCAGTGGAGCAACTACCCACCTGACTGTGAGG CCATTCCCAAACCAGAGGACCGCGGGTTGAGAGTGGCCGTACTGGCATCGGTAGTAAGCAGCATCATCATCCTCGCCATGTCTGTGTCCTTCATCATCTGCTGCCTGCAGGAGCGCATGAGCAAAGCGAGGGCAGAACGGACAGACAGACGGGGCAG GACGAGAGACAAGCACAAATCATCCTGGAGGAGTGAGTGCTGGCTGGAGAGAGATGAAGGAGACTGGGAAGCTTTTCCTCCACCAAAAATTTACAGTCTTTCCCAGCACCTTGACCCCCATCTGACCCCTGAGAGCCCGGTCTATATGGGGGGACTGGCTGGTTATGATAACCATGGGTATCTGAG GAGTCAGGAAAACCTCCTGAAAGCTCCTATTCCTGGTCTTTACCGTACCGAAAGTCATATGTACCCACATGTGGTCCTGCAGAGGGTTCCCACACCCACAGTGCCAACTGCACCCAGCGCGCCCATCTACCTCCACCTCTCCACCCCTCCACCCGCAGAAAGCCCCGGTGAACACTCCGCTCTGCCGCCGTACCCCAGCGCCAATCCACAGCGTCTGTGGCCATAG
- the LOC109084804 gene encoding sushi domain-containing protein 3-like isoform X1, which yields MLAHYGTSMALKGSRLTWGFLLWSVTWSSARTFTPHEGSSVSPIFHRTTPPLNSSEAPTNNYTGLSCTTLFPPRRGSFYVEKGAGMFVGTELVFWCLEGYQLVGSEKITCVLRSDTAQWSNYPPDCEAIPKPEDRGLRVAVLASVVSSIIILAMSVSFIICCLQERMSKARAERTDRRGRTRDKHKSSWRSECWLERDEGDWEAFPPPKIYSLSQHLDPHLTPESPVYMGGLAGYDNHGYLRSQENLLKAPIPGLYRTESHMYPHVVLQRVPTPTVPTAPSAPIYLHLSTPPPAESPGEHSALPPYPSANPQRLWP from the exons ATGCTGGCACATTATGGG ACTTCGATGGCTTTGAAGGGCAGCCGCCTCACCTGGGGCTTCCTGCTGTGGTCTGTGACGTGGAGCTCGGCTCGGACTTTTACACCACATGAAGGGTCTTCGGTCAGTCCCATATTTCATCGGACCACTCCACCTCTGAACAGCTCTGAGGCCCCTACAAACAATTACACAG GCCTGAGCTGCACGACGCTGTTTCCCCCTCGGCGAGGTTCCTTCTATGTAGAGAAGGGCGCTGGGATGTTCGTGGGCACAGAGTTGGTGTTCTGGTGCCTCGAGGGGTACCAGCTGGTGGGCAGCGAGAAGATCACCTGTGTCCTACGTAGCGACACCGCTCAGTGGAGCAACTACCCACCTGACTGTGAGG CCATTCCCAAACCAGAGGACCGCGGGTTGAGAGTGGCCGTACTGGCATCGGTAGTAAGCAGCATCATCATCCTCGCCATGTCTGTGTCCTTCATCATCTGCTGCCTGCAGGAGCGCATGAGCAAAGCGAGGGCAGAACGGACAGACAGACGGGGCAG GACGAGAGACAAGCACAAATCATCCTGGAGGAGTGAGTGCTGGCTGGAGAGAGATGAAGGAGACTGGGAAGCTTTTCCTCCACCAAAAATTTACAGTCTTTCCCAGCACCTTGACCCCCATCTGACCCCTGAGAGCCCGGTCTATATGGGGGGACTGGCTGGTTATGATAACCATGGGTATCTGAG GAGTCAGGAAAACCTCCTGAAAGCTCCTATTCCTGGTCTTTACCGTACCGAAAGTCATATGTACCCACATGTGGTCCTGCAGAGGGTTCCCACACCCACAGTGCCAACTGCACCCAGCGCGCCCATCTACCTCCACCTCTCCACCCCTCCACCCGCAGAAAGCCCCGGTGAACACTCCGCTCTGCCGCCGTACCCCAGCGCCAATCCACAGCGTCTGTGGCCATAG
- the LOC109103593 gene encoding LOW QUALITY PROTEIN: solute carrier family 13 member 4-like (The sequence of the model RefSeq protein was modified relative to this genomic sequence to represent the inferred CDS: deleted 2 bases in 1 codon): MRLEGSRMDLIKKIWTARKLILVVMIPLSLLPLPLIHPCSESSCAYVLIVTAVYWVSEAVPLGAAALVPAFLYPMFGVLKSSEVASEYFKDTTLLLMGVICLAASIEKWNLHKRIALRMVMIAGAKPGMLVLGFMCCTVFLSMWLSNTSTTAMVMPIAEAVLQQPERQSYNDYIHVPQKKKDEDKQDEESDKEENQELSKNHLELLDRKHNEKHEVCMLNEELNGLTLKPGFGPEFSKESNGYLPEAPISIPAPPKKPKIAADSRCTPTKRDHRICKWLSLSITYAATIGGLITITGTSTNLIFAEQFNNRYPEAKVINFGTWFIFSLPIALIMLMLTWIWLHCLFLGCNFRETCSLSKKRKTRRELLSEKRIHEEYQKLGPISYPEVVTGIFFILMTVLWFTREPGFVPGWTSLFEKKGYRTDATVSVLLGFLLFLIPARKPWPSAFSSENKGDDDDDEEEEDPLAPMITWKDFQRLMPWEIVILVGGGYALAAGCKVSGLSMWIGRQLEPMSGLPPWAVTLLACLLVSAVTEFASNPATLTVFLPILSALSETLHINPLHTLIPATMCVSFGVMLPVGNPPNAIVFSYGHVQISDMVKAGFGVNLIGVFVVMLAIMTWGEPLFHLSEFPTWALMRNVTGSF, from the exons ATGAGGCTGGAAGGTTCCAGAATGGacttaatcaaaaaaatatgGACGGCTCGGAAACTCATTCTCGTGGTCATGATTCCTTTATCCCTGCTGCCTCTGCCTCTCATCCACCCGTGCAGT GAATCATCATGTGCGTATGTCCTGATCGTGACAGCAGTATATTGGGTATCTGAAGCTGTGCCGCTGGGAGCCGCTGCTCTCGTCCCGGCCTTCCTGTACCCAATGTTTGGGGTCCTCAAATCCAGTGAG gtggcCTCTGAGTATTTTAAGGACACCACGCTGCTGCTGATGGGGGTGATCTGTCTGGCTGCCTCCATTGAGAAGTGGAACCTTCATAAACGCATCGCTCTGCGGATGGTCATGATCGCCGGGGCCAAACCTGGCAT GCTGGTTTTGGGGTTCATGTGCTGTACGGTTTTTCTCTCTATGTGGCTGAGCAACACGTCCACCACGGCTATGGTGATGCCCATCGCTGAAGCCGTGCTGCAGCAGCCAGAGCGGCAGTCCTACAACGACTACATCCatgtccctcaaaaaaaaaaggatgaggaTAAACAGGACGAGGAGAGCG ACAAAGAGGAAAACCAAGAATTAAGCAAGAATCACCTTGAGCTGCTGGACCGCAAACACAA TGAAAAACATGAAGTCTGTATGCTGAATGAG GAGTTGAATGGTCTGACATTGAAGCCTGGTTTCGGTCCAGAATTTTCTAAAGAATCAAATGGATACCTGCCAGAG GCTCCAATTAGCATCCCTGCTCcaccaaagaaacccaaaatcgCTGCGGATTCTCGCTGTACCCCCACCAAGAGAGACCACAGGATCTGTAAGTGG CTGTCTCTGAGCATCACGTACGCGGCCACCATCGGCGGCCTCATCACCATCACCGGCACGTCCACCAACCTCATCTTCGCCGAGCAATTCAACAA TCGTTATCCAGAAGCAAAAGTCATTAATTTCGGCACGTGGTTCATCTTCAGTCTGCCGATCGCTCTGATCATGCTGATGCTCACCTGGATCTGGCTGCACTGTCTCTTTCTGGGATGCAA TTTCAGAGAGACTTGTTCTCTCAGCAAGAAGCGCAAAACCAGGCGAGAACTCCTCTCTGAGAAGCGCATTCATGAGGAGTACCAGAAGCTCGGCCCCATCAG TTATCCTGAAGTCGTGACGGGCATCTTCTTTATTCTGATGACTGTACTTTGGTTCACCAGGGAACCGGGATTCGTCCCCGGCTGGACGTCGCTGTTTGAGAA GAAGGGCTACAGGACTGATGCCACGGTGTCGGTGCTGCTCGGCTTCCTTCTCTTCCTCATCCCGGCTCGAAAGCCCTGGCCATCTGCATTCTCCAGCGAGAACAAAG gtgatgatgatgacgatgaggaggaagaggatccTCTGGCTCCAATGATCACGTGGAAAGACTTCCAGAGACTGATGCCGTGGGAGATTGTTATTCTGGTGGGAGGAGGATACGCACTGGCTGCCGGATGCAAG GTGTCCGGTCTCTCCATGTGGATCGGTCGGCAGCTGGAGCCCATGAGTGGTCTTCCTCCGTGGGCCGTGACGCTGCTGGCGTGTCTCCTGGTGTCCGCCGTCACCGAGTTCGCCAGCAACCCAGCCACGCTCACAGTGTTCCTGCCCATCCTCTCGGCCCTG TCAGAGACGCTGCACATCAACCCTCTGCACACACTCATCCCTGCCACCATGTGTGTGTCCTTCGGCGTCATGCTGCCTGTTGGAAACCCGCCGAATGCCATTGTGTTCAGTTACGGACACGTGCAGATCAGCGACATG